In a genomic window of Salminus brasiliensis chromosome 12, fSalBra1.hap2, whole genome shotgun sequence:
- the LOC140573977 gene encoding toll-like receptor 5, which translates to MARRFTSTILLLEFYTCLHMANCFSPCLIYRTKANCYQKNLLQVPPLPSHITYLDLTENYISEVNETSFPGLEALEILILQQQNTRLVLKNNAFIGLSRLLELDLGFNHFLQLEPKAFSGLYNLQKLFLTQCNLNDSILSGDYLKPLVSLEGLALDTNAIKRVQPARFFLNMTKFHALDLSYNWIDSICEDDLFAFQGKHFTLLKLTNIKLTDMDQFWSKWDQCGNPFKNMSMTLLDLSLNSFRVEMALLFFKAIRGTRIHILILNQSSSLGKSVGNNFFKDPDQHTFKDLAGSGVKVFDLSKCRIFALTYSLFRHLPDLEEVLLASNAINQIDNNAFLGMAHLRMLNLSYNLLDKIDSRTFSNLPSLEVLDLSYNNLRILLRDSFSGLPNLIYLDLTDNSLQNLHTMAKLPQLKELFLGNNKIRSLYGLSDSIRNATVLHLAYNKLTNAEDIYAILEEFPNLEGLSVEGNIFLWCFHNRKHSVSPSNKLQLLNLRMTGLQNIWSQGLCLDVFDNLHQLQVLLLQNNYMQTLPKDIFKGLTSLHYLDLSFNSLTYIPSGIFPESLRTLNLAFNHLGSVDPQALSNLTSISLDRNRFLCDCGLRDFQKWLNQTSVEFITPVEDLMCEFPQEQRGVPLVHSVFCVDAEDEESAEMLRLALFICCTTFILIIILSAVVFVRLRGYCFKLYRKVIISFVDGSPKLPGDEGFLYDVYLCFSSNDIRWVEKALLKNLDTQFSEQNHFRCCFEARDFLPGEDHLSNMRNAVWNSKKILCVVSREFLKDGWCLEAFTLAQSKMLEEFQDILLVLIVDKIPQYKLMKYEPIRTYIQTRRYLCWPEDSQDLQWFYNQLQHSILKGTKSKRVKTSAETANKEPDIEAVTAF; encoded by the coding sequence ATGGCCAGAAGGTTCACCTCAACCATACTTCTTCTGGAGTTCTACACCTGTCTACACATGGCAAACTGTTTCTCACCATGCCTTATTTACCGCACCAAGGCCAACTGCTACCAAAAAAATCTTCTCCAAGTGCCACCTCTACCCAGTCACATCACCTACCTCGACCTGACTGAAAATTACATCAGTGAAGTGAATGAGACATCCTTCCCTGGTCTGGAAGCTCTAGAGATCCTTATCCTCCAGCAACAGAATACACGACTTGTGTTAAAGAACAATGCCTTCATTGGCTTGTCCAGACTGCTGGAACTCGATCTGGGGTTCAACCACTTCCTCCAGCTGGAGCCAAAAGCCTTCAGTGGATTATACAACCTTCAGAAACTTTTCCTCACCCAGTGCAATTTAAACGACTCCATCCTGTCGGGTGACTACCTGAAACCTCTGGTGTCTCTGGAAGGACTTGCACTCGACACTAATGCAATCAAAAGAGTCCAGCCTGCTCGTTTCTTTCTCAACATGACCAAATTCCACGCCTTAGACCTCTCCTATAACTGGATTGACAGTATATGTGAGGACGACTTATTTGCTTTCCAAGGGAAACACTTCACTCTCTTGAAACTGACTAACATCAAATTGACTGACATGGATCAATTTTGGTCTAAGTGGGACCAGTGCGGAAACCCATTCAAGAACATGTCTATGACTTTGCTCGATCTGTCTCTGAATAGCTTCAGGGTAGAAATGGCACTGCTGTTCTTTAAGGCCATCCGTGGAACCAGGATTCACATTCTCATTCTCAACCAGAGCAGCAGCCTGGGCAAGTCGGTGGGGAACAATTTCTTCAAAGACCCTGACCAACACACATTCAAGGACCTGGCAGGCAGTGGCGTTAAGGTGTTCGATCTGTCCAAGTGTCGTATTTTCGCACTAACGTATTCGCTATTCCGTCATTTGCCAGATCTGGAGGAGGTCCTGTTAGCTTCCAACGCAATCAACCAAATTGACAACAATGCCTTTTTGGGAATGGCACATTTAAGAATGCTTAACCTGTCTTATAACCTCCTGGATAAAATTGATTCTAGGACATTTAGCAATTTGCCAAGCCTTGAGGTGCTTGATTTATCTTACAACAACTTAAGAATCCTTTTGAGAGACTCGTTTAGTGGCCTGCCAAACCTCATTTACCTCGACCTTACGGACAATTCCTTACAGAATTTGCACACAATGGCTAAACTTCCGCAACTTAAAGAACTTTTCTTGGGCAATAACAAAATCAGATCATTGTATGGCCTTTCAGATAGCATTCGAAATGCCACAGTCCTTCATCTGGCCTACAACAAACTAACCAACGCTGAGGACATTTATGCTATTTTGGAAGAGTTCCCCAACCTTGAGGGCCTCTCGGTTGAGGGGAACATTTTTTTATGGTGTTTCCATAATCGTAAGCATTCCGTGTCGCCTTCGAACAAGTTACAACTCCTTAATCTGCGAATGACTGGCTTACAAAACATCTGGTCGCAAGGATTGTGCCTCGATGTGTTTGACAACCTTCACCAGTTGCAGGTACTCCTTCTTCAGAACAACTACATGCAGACCCTCCCAAAGGACATTTTCAAAGGGCTCACTTCTTTACACTACTTAGATCTATCCTTCAACTCTTTGACCTATATACCAAGCGGCATATTTCCCGAAAGTCTGAGAACACTTAACCTTGCCTTCAATCATCTTGGCTCTGTTGACCCCCAGGCCTTAAGCAACCTGACCAGTATCAGCTTGGACAGGAACCGTTTCCTTTGCGACTGCGGCTTGAGGGATTTCCAAAAATGGCTGAATCAGACGAGCGTGGAGTTCATTACCCCAGTCGAGGACCTGATGTGCGAGTTTCCTCAAGAGCAGCGTGGCGTTCCTCTGGTGCACTCTGTGTTTTGTGTGGACGCCGAGGACGAGGAGAGCGCCGAGATGCTGAGGCTTGCGCTTTTCATCTGCTGCACGACCTTCATCCTGATCATCATCCTGAGCGCTGTGGTTTTCGTCCGTCTACGTGGCTACTGCTTCAAGCTTTACAGAAAGGTGATCATCAGCTTTGTGGATGGAAGCCCAAAGTTACCTGGTGATGAGGGCTTCCTGTATGATGTCTACCTGTGCTTCAGCTCAAATGACATCAGATGGGTAGAGAAGGCCCTGCTGAAGAACCTAGACACACAGTTCTCAGAGCAGAACCACTTTCGCTGCTGTTTCGAGGCGCGGGACTTCTTGCCAGGGGAAGACCACCTATCCAACATGCGGAACGCTGTGTGGAACAGTAAGAAAATACTGTGTGTGGTTTCCCGGGAGTTCCTCAAGGATGGCTGGTGCTTGGAGGCTTTCACGCTGGCCCAGAGCAAGATGCTGGAGGAGTTCCAAGATATCTTGCTGGTTCTTATTGTTGACAAAATACCTCAGTACAAACTCATGAAGTATGAGCCTATCAGAACCTACATTCAGACCAGGAGATATCTCTGCTGGCCAGAGGATAGCCAGGACTTACAGTGGTTCTACAACCAGCTTCAACATAGCATTCTAAAAGGCACCAAAAGCAAACGAGTGAAGACAAGTGCTGAAACAGCCAATAAAGAACCAGACATTGAAGCAGTCACTGCTTTTTAA